The nucleotide window TTTCCGTGGTCCCCTTTGCCAGTCCGAGGATGTCCTTGGCCGCGCGTTCCCCGGCCGGGTCGGGCACCGGGTGGCCGGATTCCATGACCCGTGTCTTTTTCAGTTTCACGCCGTGGCCGTACTTGGTGGCCACCAGGCCGCCGTGCAGCCGGTCGCCCAGCACGGACTCCAGGGTTCGGGCCATGGCCGCCGACGCCTTGCCCGCACCGATGACGAAGATGCGCTCAAAAGAGGCCAGGTCGTAGGTCCGACCGTCCACGGTCAGCGTGTCGTTTTCAAGTGACAGGGCGGTCCGCATGGCCGGGTCCGGGGAGACGGCCTGCAACGCCCTGTCCGCGATGGCGCGGAGAATGCGTTCCTTTTCTTTATATACGGTCATGGTCGGCTAGGCGAATATCTCCGGGTTGAGGCAGGTCTCCGGGCGTTGGCCCTTGAGCATGGCGATGAGATTGCGGGCGGCCATGGTGGCCATGCCGGTCCGGGCCGATCTGGTGGCCGATCCGATGTGGGGCAGGACCACCACGTTGTCCAGCCCGGCCAGGCCGGGGGCCATGGCGGGCTCGTTCTCGTATACGTCCAGCCCCGCCCCGGCGATGTCGCCCTTGCGCAGGGCCGCGACCAGGGCGTTTTCGTCGATGACCGGCCCCCGTCCCGTGTTGATGACATAGGCCGTGTCCTTCATGCGGGAAAAGGCGTCCGCGCCGAACATGTGCTTGGTCTGCGGCGTGAGCGGGGTGTGGATGGAGATGAAGTCCGATTCTGCCAGCAATTGGTCGAAGGAGACCAGCCGGGCCGACAACTCGGATTCGAGCACCCCGTTTTTTCGTCCGGACGAACTCGTGTAGAGCACCTTCATGTCGAATCCCCGGCTCATGAGAGCCATGGCCGTGCCGATGCGGCCCGCGCCCACGATGCCGAGGGTTTTGCCGCGCACGTCGCCGCCGATGAACTGGAGCGGCCCCCAGCCCTTCCACCTGCCCGCGCGCATGATGGTGTCGGTCTCGACCACGCGCCGGGCCACGGCAAAGAGGAGCGCCCAGGCGCATTCCGCCGTGGCGTCGGTGAGCACGCCGGGGGTGTTGGACACGGGCAGTTTGCGCCGGGTGGCCTCGGGCACGTCGATGTTGTCGAAGCCCACGGCGTAGTTGGCGTACCCCTTGAGATTTTTGGCCGCGTCCATGAACCGGGCGTCGATCTTGTCGGTCAGCACGCCCAGTATGCCGTCGTATTCGGCGGCAACGGCCAGCAGCTCCTCCCTGCCGAGGGGGGCGTCCAACGGGTTGATGTCCACGTCCGCCACACGGCGAAGGAGGTCGATGCCCTCGCGCGGGATGCGGCGGGTGATGTATACTTTGAACCTGTCCATGGGGCTCTCCGGGAAATGATGCGGTTGGCGGCAGTGTCGGGGCGCGTCGGACCGTTTCCGGTGCGTCCGCGTCCACAATCGTACACCCGCCCGCCCCGGGATGTCACCCGTGAATATCCGATTCGGCGGAGATCGCAAAAAAGGACTTGCCCCGACGGGGCAAGCCCTTTCACGTGCCGTTCCTGGCGGGGTCAATTCTCGGTGGATGCGGCCGCACAGGCGGTTTTCAGCCGGTCCTTGATGTAGGAAACCAGCGGAACGTCCGATTCGTAGAGATCGAAGCAGCGGGCGTCTTCACCCATCAGCCCGCCGGGGACTTCATCGCCCAGGCCGTCGGGGTCGTCCACCAGTTCCCTGTAGAAACAGACCGACAGCCAGCGGTCGTCGGGGTCGTCGTCGATGACGTCCACCATGGCGAACAGGCCGCGCCTCGTCTGGTTGGCGTGGGATGCGCGCAGGGAGTACGTGATGCCGGGACGGGCCACGAAGTCGAACCGGACGCCGTCCATGGTCTCGAGATGCTTCTTGAGTTGGAGAAAACAGTTTTTCGTCAGGTTCGGGTCAGTTGTCCAGGCGTCGAGAAAGGACGTCAGGTCAATGATCGGGGTCGTTTCCATTGCGAGGATTCTCCTTGTGTTTCGGTGGTACTAATGGATTTTCGAAACGAAGTCCTCAAGGAAATCGGCCATGTCCCGGGCCCGTTGCATGGTGATGGCGGGCACGTCCTTTGCCAGAGTCTCCACTGTGTCCAGCGGTACGTTGATGGCCTTGTGGATGGTGAAGGTGTCCACCTCCGAATCTTCGGGCACCCGGCCGCAACCGCCCACTATGCCGACGAACTCGCCGTCGTGGAAGACCGGAGTGCATATCTTGAGCAGGCCGCCGTCGCATTGTTCGATGACGGTGTTGCCGGAGGCCTTGGCCTGCTTGGCCATGTGCTGGTGTGCCACCGAGCAGATGGCCTGGATGCCTTCGGGGTGGGATTTGATTTCGGCGCACAGGGGATTCACGAAATTCTTGAATCCGGTGAAGGTCATGCCGTCGGCGTTGTAGGCGCAGGCGTTGACTCCCCAGTCGGTGTGCAGGGTTTGTTCCAGGGCCAGCCACTGGTCCATGGGCAGCAGGTCGGTCATGAGCATAGCGATATCCTCGGTTGAAAGGGTTGATGATCGGGTCGGCATCAGACTTCGGGAACGTATCCTTCGGGCAGGTGGGCCGTGCCCTTGACGCAGGGGAGGCCCGCCTCGTTGATGCGGTCGGTCAGGGTTTCCATCCGGTCGCAGAATCCGCCTCCTTCCATGATCCAGACGCCGTCCGACTTGTTGGCGAACAGGCATGTCGGCAGGTGGATGGCTTCGGCTCCCTTGGCCTTCAGTATCTTGGCCATGTTCGCGACGTCGTCCATGTCGCCCCGGCAGGTGAAGACGCCTGTGAGTTGGGTTTGGTCATAGGATGCAAATCCCTGGGCCTGCTGCGTTAGGCTGGTGATGCATCCCGTGAGCGGGCATTTCCTTTCGTTTTTTTCGCAGCGAATGACGCCGATTTTGGTCATGATGTCTCCGCTAAGAACCGCTGTTCTCAGGCTTGTTCGGTGTGGTGCAGGGTGCGTTTGTAATAGTCGCCGACCGCGTCGTGCAGGGCGTTGGCCGCCAGCCAGGCGCAGTGCTCGTCGTCCTTGAGCAGGCCGCCCAGCCGGTCGCGGACGATCTCCCCGGTAATGGCGGGCAGGTCTTCACACCGTTTGCCAAGGGCAAGTTCCGCAGCCATGGACCCGCTGATCTGGCTTGATCCGCAGCCGTCGGTATGAAATCCCGCGTCCCGCACCGTGTCGTCCTCGATCTGGAGGAATATGGTTATGGTGTCGCCGCAGTTCCCGGTGGACGAGCCCTGGCAGTTGGCCGCAGACGGTCTGCCGCGATGGGGCGGATTGCGCCATCGGTCAAAGGCTTCTTCGCCATATGCGGTCTTGGTCTGTTCGTTCAGGGTGCTTTGCAGTTCGTCCAGGAAAGTGTCTAAGTCTGCCATTGTGCGCCTGTCTGTTTGAAAGGCGGTCGGAGGCTGTTTGCCTCCCACCGCCGTAAGGGGCTAGCCGTTATTCGGCGTCGTCCCCGTTCAGTTCTTCCATGCGCCGTTTCACGGAAGCCAGTTCGGCTTCAAGGAAAGCGGCGCGTTCCTCCAGGGATTCGCGGGCGTCGGGGTACACGGCGGCATAGTCGGGGGTTCCGCCCCACCATCCGCCACCGCCGCCCCATCCGCCACGGCCGCCCCGGAATCCGGGACCGTAGCCGTAGCCGTTGCGGGCGCGCATACCGCCTCTTCGGCCGTATCCGGCTCCGTAACCCCGGTTGAGGCCCGGCGCGTTCACACCGGTGCACATCCCGAGGCCTCGACCTGTTTGCGAGCCCATACCGTTGGGTCCGGTACCATCTCTGCGTGGCATGTCTGCCTCCTTGTTGTCGGTTACGCCCGCACCAGTGGTGCGTGGCAATCCGGGCATCGGTTGGCGGAGCAGGGCACGCCCGGCGTGTGGAAGACCTCGCGTCCGCAGCGTGGGCAGCGGCAAACGGCCTGTCCGCCGGCAACGGCTGAAGCCCCGAAGGGGGCATGCACGTTGTCCCGGCGGTCGCCCCGACGGCGCGTGCGCCTTCCGCGTACGCCGTTCGCCCGACCGCAGCCCGGCATGCGGAATCGGTCCTCATGCAGCCTGCCGGTCCGCCAGGCCCGCACCACGTCGTCCAATTCGCCGGTGACAAAGGGGTGCACCTCGATGTTCCGGTCGACGATGGCGTCGTGGAGTGGGCGGGAAATCGCGCCGCATACGAGGACGGACACGTGCCGTTCCAGCAGGATGGCGATGACCTCCACGGGCGAGGTCCACCGCATGGTCACCACGTGCGGGGGGCCCTCCGTCCGCGTCCCGGTCACGACGGCCAGTCGGGACGCCGTGTCGAAAACCGGTGCTATCCGGTCCTCCCATATGCTGAAGGCGGCGTTCATGTCGGCTCTGCTCCTTGCCAGGGATAAAAGCATCAACCGTGCCAGGGTGCGGGCTGGAGTGATTGACGGTAATTAGCCGTCATGATTGACGAAAGCTGATGAGGAAAAAAGATGGTTTTGGGCTTGGGTCGCGATATCGCGACCCAGATGGATGCAGGAGTCGCGGTTTCGCTACTCCGCCTGCTCCCTGTCCGGCGAGGAACGCCCGTCGCGGACAGGCGGTTTGATGGACAACTGGCGAATCTTGCGGAACAGGGTGCTCTTGTGGATGCCCAGTTCCTTGGCGGCGGCCAGGCGGTTGCCCCCGCATCGTATGATGGCGTTGAGGATGAGTTGTTTTTCCAGCCGGTTGACGGCTTCCGGCAGGGAGTCTTCCGGGGACGGTCCGTCCAGGCCTTCCGGCCCGGGGAAGTCGGGCGGGAGGTGGCTCGGCAGGATGGACCCCTGGTGACAGACGATGAAGGCGCGCTCTATCACATTGCGCAGTTCCCGGACATTGCCGGGCCAGGAATGGAGCATGAGCAGGGACAGAGTCTCGGAACTGAGACCCTCCACCTGCTTCCCCTGCAACGCATTGAAATGCTGTATGAAGTCCATGCAGAGAAGGGGTATGTCCTCCTTGCGTTGCCGCAGCGGCGGCAGTTCCACCCGGGCGATGTTGATGCGATAGTAAAAGTCTTCGCGGAAGGCCCCCTGCCGGACCATGTCCGTCAGGTCGCTGTGGGTGGCGGTGACGATGCGCACGTCCGCCTTTTCGGGCGTTACGGAACCCAGGGGGTCATAGACCTGTTCCTGCAGGACCCTGAGCAGCCGCACCTGCATGGCCTGGCTGATGTTGCCGATCTCGTCCAGGAAAAGGGTTCCGCCTGCGGCCAGGGCGAAGCGGCCGGGCTTGTTACGAGTGGCTCCTGTGAAGGCCCCGGCCTTGTAGCCGAAGAGCTCCGACTCCAGCAGGGTCTCGGGCAGGGCTCCGCAGTTGACGGCCACAAAGGGGCCGTCCCGGCGAGAACTCAATTCGTGGATGGTGCGGGCGATGAGTTCCTTGCCCGTGCCGGTCTCGCCGAGAATGAGCACCGTGCTCGAACTGGCGGCCACGGGTTCCAGGGTGGAGAAGAGGCGTTGCATGAGGGGACTGCGGCTGACCAGTTCGCCTACGCGGAACCGTCCGTCCAACTCGCTGCGCAATGCCTCCACCTCGCTGAGGTCGCGGAAGGTCTCGGCCCCGCCGATGACGGTGCCGTCCGCGTCCCGCAATACGGCGGTGGACAGGCTGATGGGAATGCGGTTGCCCTGGGCGTCGATGATGTAGCCCGTGCGCCCGACCAGCGGTTTGCCGGTTCGTTTGGTCTCCCGCAGGCAGCATTGATCCGTGCACATGGTGGAGCGGAAGACCTCGGAGCACCGTTTGCCCAGCGCCTCCCTGCGCGGGATGCCGGTGATCTCCTCGGCGGCCCGGTTGAAGGATGTGATCCGCCATTCCCCGTCAACCGTGAAGACGCCGTCGGAAATGGACTCGAGGATGGCCCGGTAATGGGCGGATGAGGGCTTTTTATGGACCATGGCGTCGTTTTCCGTCGGGACTAGGCCACTTCAGCCGCTTCAAGGGCGGCTGCGGCCGCCGCGCAGATGGCCACGGCTCCCCGGACATCCTCGGCGGCGAATTCCGCATCTGCGGTAATGAATACCGCCTTCCACAAGGTCTGGTCAGGGCTGTTCGGGCACATGTCCGTCAATTGGAAACCGAATCCCTTGGACTCCATGAAATCGGCGACCCTCAGGGCACAGCCGATGTCGGCGGTGGGGCGGTCCGGAAGATCGCAGTCCAGAAACCGTTCTATCCGCCGGTCTATTTCTTCCGTGGGCAGTTGCTGCATGCCGTATCTCCTGTCGCTTCGGCGTCATGGCTTATATGAACATATTGATAATGGTGGGCGGTATTCAACCACCGATGTCCGTCGGAGTCAATTTGCAACTGGGATGGGGGCGTTATTTTGGGCGTTGAATGCCGTAGTGCTTGAGCAGGGCGTACAACCGGGCCCTGGACAGGCCGGACAGGGTGCAGGAATGCTTGATGTTGCCGCCGGACATTTCCATGAGTGTATGCAGATACCGCTCCTCGCTTACGGCGATCTGGTTGTCGCGGTATGTCTTGAGGTCGGGGAAATCCTCGTGCAGCACGATGGGCTGGCAGGTCGGCCGTTCCTGGACGGCGTCCTTCTCCAGGGTCCGCCGGGCCACCTGGGCGCGGATCGCCTTGGGCAGGTGGCGGGGGTAGAGGATGGCGTCGTTCCCGGCCCGGGAAAGGGCCTGTTCGATGGTGTTGATGAGTTCGCGGATGTTCCCCGGCCAGTCGTAATTCATGAGGGCGTCCAGGAAATCCGGGGAGAATCCCTTGGACGACATCTTGAATCGTTTGGAGTGGCGTTGGATGAACTTGCAGGTCAGTTCGTTGATGTCCTCGGATATTTCCCGCAGCGGCGGGAGCTGGATGCGGATGCCGCGCAGCCGGTAGAAGAGATCCCGGCGGAATTCCCCTTTGTTGACCATGGATTCCAGGTCGCGGTTGGTGGCGGCCAGCAGCCGGAAGTCGCTTTGAATCTCCTTGACGCCGCCCACGGGCCTGAAGCTCCTTCCTTCGAGCACCCGCAAAAAGACCTTCTGCAACCCGATGGGCAGTTCTCCCACCTCGTCCAGGAACAGGGTCCCCTTGTCCGCCTGTTTGACCAGCCCCACGGAGGTGGAGTCCGCGCTGGTGTACGCTCCGCGTTCGTGACCGAAGAGCAGGTTCTCGGCCAGGGTGTCGGGCAGGGCCGCGCAGTCCACCACCACGAAGGGGCGCTTGTTCCGGGGCGAGTTCTTGTGGATGGCCCGGGCGAAGAGTTCCTTTCCCGTGCCTGTCTCGCCGACGAGAAGGACGTTGCTCTCGCCGGCCGCGGCCTGCGCCACGGAATCCAGGCACGAGAGAAGCGGACGGCTGTTGCCGATGATGCCCTGGCGTCTGAGGGAGACCGGGCATTGCCCGGAGTGGCGTTCGATGTGGTAGGCGATGACGCGTTCCAGCAGGACCAGAAGCCGCTGGATGTTGGGAGGCTTGGTCACATAGTTCCATGCCCCGTACTGGATGGCCCGTTCGGCCACGTCCGGGTCCCGGCTGCGGGAAACGACGATGACTTCGGGGAAGGAGGGGATTTCCCGGATGGTGGACAGGTAGTCCAGGCTGTCGCCGTCGCTCAGGTCGTCGCCGAGCAGGACCGCCTTGTAGTCGCCGGTGTGCAGGAGTCCCATGGCCCGGGAAAGGGTTTCGCAACGGGCAGTTTCCAGCCCGTGTTCCGCCAGATTTCCGGACAGATCTTCGGCAAACGCCGTGTTGCCGTCTATGATCAGAATGTCGGCCATGGTCCACGCTCCTTCCGGAGTTTCCCGGGACTTACCCTATCATGTTTTCACAACAGTGTGCAATTGCCGTTGTGCCTTGATATTGTTGTATTAAATTAAAAACAAGTCCGCCTTTTCCGGTGTGGAATCTTGTCGGGCAAGACAGAATCCCGGCTCGAAGCCCCTGGAGACTATGAGAGTGGCGTGAGCAATAACTCCCTGGATTTTCATTTCAGGGCCCCCGGTCCACTCTCCATCTGTTTTAAACAAGTCTTGCAGGACAAGACCCGTCTTGTCCTGCGAGATGAAAAATGCCTGAAAAACGGCCGTTTGTGGCCCTCCGCATCACCTCCTGTCTTGGCTATCATCTCAATAAGACTCACATATGCACACTTCGGCATGCATCTTGTCTTAAGAGAGCAAGAGAGCTGTCCGAACGCAAGCGGGCCGAACCAGTGAAACGGATCATTGAACTTCGAATTCAGCGAGTTGCCTGGAACATATGAAGACAGTCGGAAGAATTCGGCACCAGCGGCGGGTCTCCTGCTCTCTATGATGGAACCACCCGCCTGGGGAGACAGGGGAAGACCGGCAAGGAGGTTCGGCTGATGAGGCGCAAATGGGATGCAAAGACCAAGGCAAAGATCGTTTTGGAGGGGCTGATGGGAGGCTGCGTAAACGACCTCTGTCGGACACACGAGCTGCGGCCCGGCCAGTACTACAAGTGGCGGGGGCATTTTCTCGACAACTGCCACAAGATTTTCGAGCGGCTGCCCGGCACGCAGTCCGAGTCGGAGCTGGCGGCCGAGAACGAGGAACTCAAGAAGCTGGTGGGGGAGCTGACCCTGGAGCTTACCAGCGGAAAACCAATGCGATGATCTCCGTGTAAGGAGGAACGAACATGGCCAGGAAGATCGGTGTCTACGTCTGTCACTGCGGGTCCAACATCGCGGGCAAGGTCGACTGTGAAAACGTCGCCGCGTTCGCGGGCAACCTCAAGGATGTGGCGGTGTCGCGGGACTATCAGTTCATGTGCTCCGACCCGGGGCAGGAGATGATCATCAACGATATCCACCGCTACGGGCTTGATCGCGTGGTGGTGGCGTCCTGTTCGCCGAGGCTGCACGAGAAGACTTTCCAGAAGGCGTGCGCCCGGGCCGGACTCAACCCCTATCTCATGCAGCACTGCTGCATCCGCGAGCACTGCTCCTGGACCACGGCCGACCCGGAGGAGGCCACGGCCAAGGCGCGGCACATCGTGGAGGCTGCGGTGGAGCGCGTGGGAGAACACCGGGAACTCTTTTCACGCGAGGTCGAGGTCCTGCCCGACGTCATGGTCGTGGGTGCGGGCATCGCGGGCATCCAGGCGGCGCTCGACATTGCCAAGTCCGGGCACAAGGTCCACCTCATCGAGAAGAGTCCGTCCATCGGCGGGCACATGGCCCAGTTCGACAAGACCTTTCCGACGCTCGACTGCGCGGCCTGTATTTCCACTCCCAAGATGGTGGCGGTCAGCCAGGAGCCGAACATCAATCTCCTGACCTGGTCCGAGGTGGAGGAGGTGACCGGGTTCGTGGGCAACTACACCGTCACGGTCCTGCGCAAGCCGCGCTACGTGAACGAGGCCGTGTGCACCGGGTGCGGCGCCTGCCTGGAGAAGTGTCCGACCAAGGCCTTCAGCGAGTTCAACGAGGGGCTGGGATTCCGCAAGGCCATCTACCGGAATTCGCCCCAGGCCGTGCCCAGCACTCCGGTCATCGACGGCTCCGTCTGCAAGAAGATCACCAAGGACAAGTGCGGCATCTGCGCCACCATCTGTCCCACCGGGGCCATCGACTACGAGATGAAGGAGCGGCGCGAGGTGTTTCATGTAGGCTCCATCGTCCTGGCCACCGGGTACGACGCCATGGACCCGACCCCCATCCGGGAATACGGCTTCGGAAAGTACGACGAGGTGTACACGGCGCTCCAGTTCGAGCGGCTGAACAACGCGGTCGGTCCCACCGAGGGCAGGATCGTCATGAAGAACGGCCAAAAGCCGGAGTCCGTGGCCATCATCCATTGCGTGGGCAGCCGCGACAAGAACTACCACGAATACTGTTCGCGCACCTGCTGCATGTACGCGCTGAAGTACGACCACCTGATCAAGGACAAGGTGGGACACGACACCAAGGTCTACAATTTCTACATCGACATGCGCTGTTTCGGTAAGGGGTACGAGGAATTCTACAAGCGGGTCCAGGACGAGGGCGTGACCTTCATCCGGGGCCGCCCCGCCGAGATCGTGCAGGAGGACGGCAAGCTGGTCGTGGTGGGCGAGGATACCCTGCTCGGCATGAACATCCGGCTGCCCGTGGACATGGTCATCCTGTGCACGGCCATGGAGCCGCGCAAGGACACCACGGAAGTGGCCCGCATCTTCGGCGTGGCCCAGGGCCAGGACGGATTCATCCTGGAAGAGCACCCCAAGCTCGGCCCGGTGTCCACGGCCACGGACGGCGTGTTCCTGGCCGGAACCTGCCAGGGGCCCAAGGACATCCCGGATGCGGTGTCCCACGCCTCGGGCGGCGCGGCCCAGGCCATTGCCCTGGCCGCCAAGGGCACGGTCTCCATCTCGCCGACCACCTCCTGGATCAACCCGGACGTGTGCGTGGGCTGTCGGGTCTGCGTGGGGTTGTGCGCCTACTCGGCCATCGAGTTCGACGAGCGCCGCAACATTGCGGTCATCAACGAGGCCATGTGCAAGGGATGCGGCTCCTGCGCCGGGTATTGCCCCAGCGGAGCGGCCCAGATCAAGCACTTCAACGAGACTCAGATATTCAACGAGATCGACGGGTTGCTCGGCATGATCCCGGATTGGCTGCCGCCTGTGGAGGAGCCGGAGTCCGAACCCGTGAAGATACCCGTACAGATAGACCAACCCGAGGAACGGGCATGAGGAGGCAACCATGAGTCAAGAGTTCGAACCGACCATACTGGCCTTTGTCTGCAACTGGTGCACCTATACCGCCGCCGACCTGGCCGGGACCTCGAGGATGGTGCAGCAACCCAACCTGCGGCTGGTCCGCATGATGTGTACCGGCATGGTGGACCCCAAGTACATCGTCAAGTCGCTCCTGTCCGGTGCGGACGGGGTGCTGGTGTCCGGCTGCCACCCCGGCGACTGCCACTACATCAACGGCAACTACAAGGCGCGGCGCAGGGTCAAGCTGCTCAATGAGATTCTGCCCCAGTTCGGCATCGAGAGGGAACGGGTCAAGTTGACCTGGGTGGGGGCCAGCGAGGGCAACGAGTTTGCCGCGACGGTCAACAACTTCATCAATGAAATCAGAGAGCTCGGACCCATGGACGCACGTTCCATGGCCGTGGTCTAGGCGACCCAAGGAGGGCGTGTCATGGCGACCACCGCAAAGATACAGATCGACGGTTCCGGCCCGATTCCGGCCTTGCAGGGCTTCCTGCGCGGGTTGTTGGAGAACGAGTCGCTGGGCGGGATCATGGTGCCCGTGCACCTGTTCGGCAAGGGCATGCCCATGCCGACCCTGGTCACGGACCCGGAACAGCTTTCGGGTGCGGACCCGCTGGCTCCGGCATTTCCCATGAACTCGGCCAAGCTTTTGTCCCGATTGACGAGGGGCCAGACCGGCGAGCGCATCGCCGCGGTCATGCGGCCCTGCGAGATCCGGGCGTTCGTGGAGCTGGTCAAGCTCAACCAGGGGTCCATGGAAGACCTCATCCTGGTGGGCATGGACTGTATGGGCGCGTTCGACAACGTGGCCTACAACCAGTTCCGGGGCGACGGCGACGCCTTCGAGAAGACGCTCGAGTTCCACAAGCTGACCGCCAACGGAGGCGTGGACATCGCTCCCGCCTGCAAGACGTGCGAATATCCCGCGCCGACCAATGCGGATATCGTCATCGGCGTGGCCGGGGCGGACCTGTCCGATCACATCCCGGTCATGGCCACCAGCGCACGCGGCGAGTCCCTGCTCAACGGGCTGGGGCTGCCGGAGATCGAGTCGACCAACGGGCGCGACAAGGCCCTGGAGGCCATGGTCGCCAAGCGCACCGCCGCCCGCGACGAGATGTTCAAGCAAACCAGCGCCGCAACGGGCACCCTGACCGATCTGTCCGAGTACCTGTCGGCCTGCGTCAATTGCTACAACTGCCGTGTGGCCTGTCCGGTCTGCTACTGCAAGGAGTGCGTCTTCAACACCGACGTGTTCGAGCACAAGCCGTGGCAGTACATGGGCTGGGCCAAGCGCAAGGGCAGCCTCAAGCTGCCCACGGACACCGTCTTCTACCATCTGACCCGCATGGCGCACATGTCCACGGCCTGCGTCGGCTGCGGCCAGTGTTCCAACGCCTGTCCCAACGACATTCCGGTCATGGAGTTGTTCCGGACTGTTTCCGCACGCACTCAGGAGAGTTTCGACTACGTGCCGGGCCGCAGCCTGGACGAGTCGCCGCCCCTGTCGGTGTTCAAGGAAGACGAGTTCCAGGAAACGGTTTCCCACATGGCCTAACACGCGGCTTCCCAGGAGGACGTCATGAGAAAGCAATACGGCGCATTGGTGGTCGGAGCGGGCATCGGAGGCATCCGGGCGGCGCTCGACCTGGCGGTCACGGGCCACAAGGTGGCGCTCATCGACCGTCGGCCCAGCCATGGCGGGATACTCGCCCAGCTCGACCACCAGTTCCCATCCGACCACTGCGGCATGTGCAAGATGTTGCCGCTTATGTCGCGGGACTCGTCCAGCCAGTTCTGCCTGCGCAAGGGATTGTTCCACGACAATATCGATATCTACCTGTCCACCGAAGTGGGGGAGATGGAGGGCGAGCCCGGCAAGTACCTGGTCTCCCTGACGCGGAAGTCCACGCTCATCGACCCGCAAAAGTGCGTCAGTTGCGGCAGGTGTTCCGAGGTCTGCCCCGTGCGGGTGCCCAGCGAGTTCAACGCGGGCCTGACCGAGCGGCCCGCCGTGTACCTGCCCGTGCCCTACGCCATCCCCAACCACTACGTGCTGGACCTG belongs to Pseudodesulfovibrio portus and includes:
- a CDS encoding CoB--CoM heterodisulfide reductase iron-sulfur subunit A family protein, which codes for MARKIGVYVCHCGSNIAGKVDCENVAAFAGNLKDVAVSRDYQFMCSDPGQEMIINDIHRYGLDRVVVASCSPRLHEKTFQKACARAGLNPYLMQHCCIREHCSWTTADPEEATAKARHIVEAAVERVGEHRELFSREVEVLPDVMVVGAGIAGIQAALDIAKSGHKVHLIEKSPSIGGHMAQFDKTFPTLDCAACISTPKMVAVSQEPNINLLTWSEVEEVTGFVGNYTVTVLRKPRYVNEAVCTGCGACLEKCPTKAFSEFNEGLGFRKAIYRNSPQAVPSTPVIDGSVCKKITKDKCGICATICPTGAIDYEMKERREVFHVGSIVLATGYDAMDPTPIREYGFGKYDEVYTALQFERLNNAVGPTEGRIVMKNGQKPESVAIIHCVGSRDKNYHEYCSRTCCMYALKYDHLIKDKVGHDTKVYNFYIDMRCFGKGYEEFYKRVQDEGVTFIRGRPAEIVQEDGKLVVVGEDTLLGMNIRLPVDMVILCTAMEPRKDTTEVARIFGVAQGQDGFILEEHPKLGPVSTATDGVFLAGTCQGPKDIPDAVSHASGGAAQAIALAAKGTVSISPTTSWINPDVCVGCRVCVGLCAYSAIEFDERRNIAVINEAMCKGCGSCAGYCPSGAAQIKHFNETQIFNEIDGLLGMIPDWLPPVEEPESEPVKIPVQIDQPEERA
- a CDS encoding hydrogenase iron-sulfur subunit is translated as MSQEFEPTILAFVCNWCTYTAADLAGTSRMVQQPNLRLVRMMCTGMVDPKYIVKSLLSGADGVLVSGCHPGDCHYINGNYKARRRVKLLNEILPQFGIERERVKLTWVGASEGNEFAATVNNFINEIRELGPMDARSMAVV
- a CDS encoding Coenzyme F420 hydrogenase/dehydrogenase, beta subunit C-terminal domain, producing the protein MATTAKIQIDGSGPIPALQGFLRGLLENESLGGIMVPVHLFGKGMPMPTLVTDPEQLSGADPLAPAFPMNSAKLLSRLTRGQTGERIAAVMRPCEIRAFVELVKLNQGSMEDLILVGMDCMGAFDNVAYNQFRGDGDAFEKTLEFHKLTANGGVDIAPACKTCEYPAPTNADIVIGVAGADLSDHIPVMATSARGESLLNGLGLPEIESTNGRDKALEAMVAKRTAARDEMFKQTSAATGTLTDLSEYLSACVNCYNCRVACPVCYCKECVFNTDVFEHKPWQYMGWAKRKGSLKLPTDTVFYHLTRMAHMSTACVGCGQCSNACPNDIPVMELFRTVSARTQESFDYVPGRSLDESPPLSVFKEDEFQETVSHMA